AATATGCCGGCTGACCCCTTTAAAACCCCTCCGGAAATCCGACCGGCATGGTACCTGCTCGCGCCCTATCAGGTCCTCAAGCTCATTCCGAATAAATTCTTCGGCATCACGCTTCAGGCTGTTCTGATCATCGTATTTCTGATCTGGCCGTTCCTGGATACCTACAAGGAGAAAAATATTATGAAACGACCCGTTTTGCGCGGGTTATTCTTAATTCTGCTTACCCTGTGGCTCATTTTCCTGTTCTGGGGGAGAACTTCATGAGATACCACGTCTTTGCGTTGATGATGATCTTCCTGCTCCCCACGGTGGCCACGGCGGGATACAAGGAAGAGTTTGAAAAAGAGTTTCTCACGAAGACTTGGGCGGGTCAACAGATCGAAGAGAATCTCTGTATCTCATGCCACTCATCGGACACCATGAAACCGGAGTTCCGCGTGATCACGGATGCCTGGCAGTCAAGCTGGCATGCTCAGAACAATATTTCATGCGAGCATTGCCATGGGGGAGACCCGAAAGACGCCTCGCTGTCCATGTCGCCCCACCGTGGCTTTGTCGGCAGTCCACAGCCCAAGGAGGTGCCGGAGTTCTGCGGGAAATGCCATATCGGCATCCTGTCCCATTTTATGGAAAGCGGGCATGGAAAGGCCCTCGCGGCCTCCCAAAAAGCCCCGAATTGCGTAACGTGCCACGGGGCCCATAATATTCAAAAAGCAACCATTGATATTATCAATGAGCAGCTCTGTACAAAGTGCCATGCCTATGAACGGGCAAAGGTCATGAAGCAGGCCCTCTTCCTTACTGAAAAGAAATTTGCAGAGCTCGATAAACGCCTTCAGGAATTGAAGCGTGAGGGGATCTACTCTGACGAGGAAGAGAAGGGCCTGTTCAATATCCAGGCTGAATTCCGCACCCTCTTTCATACGGTGGATGTCAATCTGGTTAAGGAGCGAACGGATGGCGTAACAGCAAAGCTTGACAAGCTTGATGCCGATATAAAGGCAATGTTCCGGGAGCTCAATTTTAGAAAGAACTTCTCCGCATTTCTCATGCTGGTGTTCTCCGGCATGGGGATCATTATCTTAGTGCTGTGTTGTTTTCATGAGGATTAGATTCTCTATCCTGAAAAGAGCGGTTAGCCTCAGAGAACGCAGCGATCAAAGAGATACAACAAACATTTTGAGAAGGAAATTGTACCAACGAGAAGGTAAACATTTAGCGGTCAAGTAAGTGCAACAGATTTTTGTGAGGTCCTTGGAAGTAAAGGACGGGCTTGCCGTATCATGGATCGAGGACGGTCATATGCTTCACGCCGTCATTCAGACAAACTCCTTGCCCTGCACAGCAAGCCGGACGCTCTCCCTCTAAAACTCCGAAGAACAACCATGGCCCTTCATTCCAGTGTTTTTCCTCTATTCCTTTACGATAACGAAGACCGGCAACCCGGCGGCGCTTTTATTTCGAACCTCAGTTTTCCCGTATAGATCGGCACCGCAAACTTGAGCAGGAGGGTGTAGAGAAGCGCGCCCGCCGCCCAGATCCCCATGGTCACGATGATCTCCGACATTTTCGGCGAGTACTCATAGATCTCCCCGAGGGTATCGGGAACGAACCCCGGCATCACGAGTCCCATTCCCTTTTCTATGTATATCCCTATAATGATGAGAATGCATCCGATGTTCAGCGTCGTGAAATTCTCTCGGGTCTTCGGAAAGAGAAAAATAAAAAATGCCGTGATATTAAACAGGGTCGCGGCCCACATCCAGGGGACAAGGCTTGTTTTCCCATGGAGGCCGAAGTACAGATAGGTCATGGAATAGGAATCGATGCCTCCTGAGTAAAATTCCTTGAACATCTCCGAGCCCAGCAGGAACAGATTGATGGCCATGGCGTAGGCGATCAATTCTGCGATCTTGAAGATCGCCCGGTTATCGATCTCGACCTCCGAGCGCTTTCTGATGATCTGAAAGAGGATCAGCATGATGGCGGGTCCGGAACAGAAGGCGGATGCAAGGAACCGGGGAGCAAGGATCGACGCGTTCCAGAAGGGTCTGGCCGATGTCCCGTTGTATAAGAACGCCGTCACGGTATGGATGCTCACCGCCCATGGTATGGACAGAATGATGAGCGGCCCGATCACGGCCATGCTGTACTCCTTCCCGATCGAAAGCCGGTAGAGCACGTAAAATGCAATGATCACGTTGATGACAAGATAGCCGTTCAGGACGACCACGTCCCAGGCGAGCAGTGACGCGGGGAAATGCATGGCGCCGATGACCGGCAGTATATGCCAGGCGCGCAACGGCTGGCCCATGTCGACCATGATGAACATGAGGCACATGATGATGGCGGTGATGGCCAGCAGTTCGCCGAAGAGCACGATTTCCTTGATCGGCTTGAAATTATACAGGTAGGCCGGAACAACAAGCAGTACCGCTGCTGCCGCGACGCCCACGAGGAAGGTAAAGTTCGAGATATACAACCCCCAGGAGACCTGGTCCCGCATGGCCGTCGTGATGAGCCCGCGATGCAACTGGTCAACATAGGCGCTGACACCCAGAAGGATAAAGAAGGACAGGAACGCGACCCAGAGATAGTAGGTCCAGTCCCCGACGAATATCTGACGCAAGGCGATGAAAAAATTCTTTATCATGTGGCCCATAAGTGCGCCTCCTACACGCCGTAGGCGAAGAAATAGTAGAACTTGGGATTGGTATTCAGGTCCTCTTTCAGCCGGAAAACCCGTTTATGCTCGATGGCGTAACGGATCTCGCTGTTCGGATCGAGCAGGTTGCCGAATTTTCTGGCCCCCACGGGACAGGCCTCCACGCATGCGGGATACCGCCCGTTTCGCGTCCGCTGGATACAGAACGTGCACTTCTCGACCACGCCCTTGGAACGCGGGCGGTTGCCGAGATAGTGTGTCTGCGGATTGATCTCTTCGGGCTTCAGCTTCGGCTCGGCCCAGTTGAAATGGCGCGCTCCATACGGACAGGCGGCCATGCAGTACCGGCAGCCGATGCACCAGTTATAATCCACGACCACGATGCCGTCCGGCTCCTTCCACGTTGCCTGCGTCGGACAGACCTTTACACACGGGGGGTTCTCACACTGCTGACATTGGACAGGCATATAAAAATAATCGGGCTCGGGGACCAGTTCGGGATTGTAGTATTTTTCCGATTCTTCGAGGTCTACC
This genomic window from Nitrospirota bacterium contains:
- the nrfD gene encoding polysulfide reductase NrfD; its protein translation is MGHMIKNFFIALRQIFVGDWTYYLWVAFLSFFILLGVSAYVDQLHRGLITTAMRDQVSWGLYISNFTFLVGVAAAAVLLVVPAYLYNFKPIKEIVLFGELLAITAIIMCLMFIMVDMGQPLRAWHILPVIGAMHFPASLLAWDVVVLNGYLVINVIIAFYVLYRLSIGKEYSMAVIGPLIILSIPWAVSIHTVTAFLYNGTSARPFWNASILAPRFLASAFCSGPAIMLILFQIIRKRSEVEIDNRAIFKIAELIAYAMAINLFLLGSEMFKEFYSGGIDSYSMTYLYFGLHGKTSLVPWMWAATLFNITAFFIFLFPKTRENFTTLNIGCILIIIGIYIEKGMGLVMPGFVPDTLGEIYEYSPKMSEIIVTMGIWAAGALLYTLLLKFAVPIYTGKLRFEIKAPPGCRSSLS
- a CDS encoding 4Fe-4S dicluster domain-containing protein encodes the protein MGKIKKDREGIHFDRRTFLKGTALGLAGTALPLNKADASFWEAFFQKHFRELNDAEIKKVLERLEIEYEQKYKKAIKVGNEKELPGVLFGYGLDLSRCIGCRRCVYACVDENNQSRDPQIHWITVLRFKKGEKWVDLEESEKYYNPELVPEPDYFYMPVQCQQCENPPCVKVCPTQATWKEPDGIVVVDYNWCIGCRYCMAACPYGARHFNWAEPKLKPEEINPQTHYLGNRPRSKGVVEKCTFCIQRTRNGRYPACVEACPVGARKFGNLLDPNSEIRYAIEHKRVFRLKEDLNTNPKFYYFFAYGV
- a CDS encoding cytochrome C is translated as MRYHVFALMMIFLLPTVATAGYKEEFEKEFLTKTWAGQQIEENLCISCHSSDTMKPEFRVITDAWQSSWHAQNNISCEHCHGGDPKDASLSMSPHRGFVGSPQPKEVPEFCGKCHIGILSHFMESGHGKALAASQKAPNCVTCHGAHNIQKATIDIINEQLCTKCHAYERAKVMKQALFLTEKKFAELDKRLQELKREGIYSDEEEKGLFNIQAEFRTLFHTVDVNLVKERTDGVTAKLDKLDADIKAMFRELNFRKNFSAFLMLVFSGMGIIILVLCCFHED